The genomic segment TGACAAAGCAAATAAAAGAGCAGCCAATTTCTCTGAAAATGTATTAGCTCCGGAATTTTATCAAACAATTACGCATAGTTCAAAATTATATGTAGAAAATCCGCTTTTATGGAGTATTGAATCTCCGAATTTATATCGTTTAGTTACGCAGATTAAACAAGATGGAAAAATAATTGACAGTTATGAAACGCCTTTCGGAATCAGAACAATTAAATTTGATCCTGAAAACGGTTTTTTTCTAAACGGAAAATCTTTGAAATTAAAAGGAACAAATAATCATCAGGATCACGCGGGAATTGGAACAGCTCTGCCAGATGAAATTCAGTATTACCGAATTAAAAAGCTGAAAGAAATGGGCTCAAACGCGTACCGTTGTTCACATCATCCGCCTACGCCTGAACTTTTAAAAGCCTGTGATGAATTGGGAATGCTCGTTATTGATGAAACACGTTTAATGGGAATTAACGATTATCATTTGAATGATTTAAAGCGAATGATGGAGCGCGACCGAAATCATCCGAGTATTTTTTGCTGGTCGGTTGGAAATGAAGAATGGAATATTGAAGGCAATATTGTGGGCGAACGTATTACAAATGTCATGCAGAATTATGCCAAAAGCATCGATCCGACAAGACCTGTAACGGTAGGAATCAGCAGCGGGTTTAGAAGCGGAATTTCATCTGTTGTTGAAATTATGGGTTATAATTATCTCGGAAACGGCGATATTGATGCACATCGCAGTCAGTTTAAAAACCAACCCGGCATGGGAACAGAAGAAGGTTCGACTTTTGCAACACGCGGAATTTATTTTACAGATGATGCCAAACATTATCAAAGTGCTTACGATAAAAAGCCCCGCCCGAGTTTTTACAGTATTGAAGAAGGCTGGAAGTTTTATGCCGAAAGAAAATATCTGGCCGGAATGTTCATTTGGACAGGTTTTGATTATCGCGGCGAACCAACGCCTTACGGCTGGCCTTCGGTTACGTCTTATTTCGGAATGATGGATGTTTGCGGTTTCCCGAAAGACAATGTTTTTTATCTAAAATCTTGGTGGGGGAACAAACCTGTTTTGCATATTATGCCACACTGGAACTGGAACGGAATGGAAGGCAAAGAAATCGACGTTTGGGTACATTCCAATTGTGATGAAGTAGAGCTTTTTCTAAATAAAAAGAGTCTCGGAAAAAAGAAAATGCAACAAAACAGTCATTTGGAATGGAAAGTAAAATACACGCCGGGAACTTTGGAAGCGATTGGATATAAAAACGGGAAAAAAGTATTAACAGTAATTCAAAAGACTACAGAAAAAGCAGAAAATATTAAGCTTTCTGCAGATAAAGAAAATATTCCAAATTCAAAAACGACGGTCGTTACGGTTGAGGTTACGGATAAAAACGGACTTCATGTTCCAACTTCAAACAATGAAATTACTTTTTCTATAAAAGGCGGAAAAATTTTAGGGGTAGGAAATGGCGATCCAACTTCATTAGAAAAAGATCAGTTTCATGATGTACTTTCATTGGTTCAAATAACGAATTTTCAGGAACAAAAAAGTTCAGAAGCTAATTTGCCTCAGGAATTACCAAATTATCCCGAAAACGACTGGAAAACAGCTTTTAAAGATCGTGATTATAAAAATCAGGCACCGTCTTATATTTATAAAGGAGAATTTGATTTGAAGAATAATGCTGTTTCAAATATTGTGAGTTTCTTTTACAAGAAAATTGGGGTTGAAACCGTAGTTTTCGTTAACGGAAATAAAGTAAATCCAAGTGCTGATGATTCTCAAAAGTATATTTTAGATTCGGCAATTTTAAAAGAAGGTAAAAACACAATTCATATCGCAGCAAAACCACTTCAAAAAATAAAAGACTGGGACGTTATGAATACCGATCCCGGAATTATTCAGGTTGTAACACCTGCTGAACCTTACAAAAGAAAGCTTTTTAATGGTTACGCTCAAATCATTATCCAAAAAGAAGATAATACCAAAGAAGTTATTTTATCCGCTTCCGCGAAAGGATTACGAACTGGAAATTTAAGTTTAAAATAGTTTATTTCACATATTTCAAACCCGACAGGTTTTTAAAACCTGTCGGGTTTATTCAGCATCATCAAAATTATTTTATTCTCTGAATATCATAAGAAGACTGCGTTTTATCTCCACCCAATAATTTCCCCAATTTAGAACTGATTACATAAACATTTCCATCAGAAGCTAAAGCTGCCGTTGTAGGGAAATCATCTTTTCCAATATTAGTTTCGCTAATTTGTGAAGCACTTTTCCAATTATTATTACTCGAAAAAGTATAGGTTTTTCCTAAAGCCAATCCGTTTTCAACCACAACCAGATTATTGTTTTTGTCCAATTCTATTCCGTCAGGTGCGCTGAAAGTTGTTCCGGTAACTTCAGTAATTATAGAAGGATTGGCAATCGAAATTTTAAACAATTTAGAATTATCCGTTTTTACGGCTAATAGATAACCATCAGGATGAAAAACAATTCCGTTTAAGCCAAACAAATTTGGCGCAGGCTGAAATAAAGTATTCGTAACAAATAATGAAGCATTAAAACTCGTGTCAATTTTATAAATATTTGGAGAAAACGAATCGGTTACATAAATATTTCCGTCATTATCAACCGCAATATCATTTAGGCACGATCCGGAATTTGGCGTAAAATGTTTCAAATCAATTTCTTTAATCAATGCGCCCGAAGTAAGATTAAAAATACTGATTGTTGCAATCGTTCCGGCGCTTCCGTTGGTGCTTTTTTGCGAAATTCCCAAATCGGCATTCGCAACAATTAATCGGTTTCTGGTTTCATCTGTATAAACTCCTGTTGGTAAAACCAGTTTACTGCTTGTGGCAAAAACGGTTGTTTCGCCTTTTGGATTCATCTCATAAATTGCTCCTTTGCGCAAGGAACTAAATAAAAACTTTTCGTTTTTAGAATCGTAATCAATTCCTTCAGGATAAAGTCCAATATCTGTTATGGTATATTTACTTTGAAGAGAAACCGGATTTGCTGCCGATTTTTTTTCGCTGTCGCATGCAGCAAAAAGAATAGAAAAAGCGGTAATTAAAATTGTGTTTTTCATTTTTATTAAATTGAAATTATTTGTCCTTATTGACAATGCAAATCTGGGACAGAACAAGAAAAATAAAAATGAACTGGTTTAGGAAATTTGGTTGAACTGGTTTAACTTTTTGAGGTTTTTCGGTTGCGGATTTTACTTAAATATTCCGTACTAAAACCAAGATAAGAAGCCAAAGCATATTGAGGAACGCGTTTTGCGATTGCGTCATATTTGCTTATAAATTCATCATAACGTTCTTCGGCAGTTTTGGTGAAATTGGATAAAAGTCTTTTTTGTTGAAATGCAAGTGCGCGCTGCGTTATAATGCGTTCGAATTTTTCAAGTTTAGGAATCTCCTGCAGAAATCTCTGTTCATCTTCATATTCAATTTGAATCAAAACCGAATGTTCCAGCGCTTCAACAAATAGAGTAGCAGGTTCCTGATAAATTAAACTGCTATAGTCAGAAATCCACCAATCTTCAATCGCAAATGATAAAGTATGTTCTTTTCCTTCATTATCAACCAAATAACCTCTGAAAGCGCCTTTTACAACATAACTTTTATGTTTGCAAACAAAGCCGGGCTGTACAATAAATTGTCTTTTCTTTACTTTGGTAATTTTGAAAAAAGAAGCCAGATGCTTTTTTTCATCATCTGTCAAATCAACATATCTTGAAATATAATCTATAACGGGCAGTAAATCCTTCATGTAAACAAAGATAAAAAGTTTTTTGTTTGATTTATTTGTTTCAGGTTTCAGGTTTAAAGTTTCAACATCTTCGTCAAAGTTTTAAACTTTGATAAAGATTAACCTCATAAAAACCTGAAACCTGAAACAAAAAAACTAAAATAATATTTGATTTTCATAACTTTGCAAAATGAATAATCAAACAGAAACTCAGAATTGCGATTTTACTTCAGATTTAAAGCTGAAAGGTTTTAAAGTGTATCAAATAAATGGGGATTTAAGTAAAATTCCAGTTTACAGTCGCAGGGATTTTTACAAAATCTGTATCAATACAAGTAAAAGTATCATACAATATGCTGACCGCGGTATAGAAACCGACGGCACGATTTTATTTTTCGGTAATCCGATTATTCCTTATTCATGGGAAACTATTTCTGAAGGATATGAAGGTTATGCTTGTGTTTTTACAGAAGAATTTCTGAAAGCAAAAGACCGTTCAGAAACACTTCACGAATCGCCTTTGTTTAAAATAGGAGGAACACCAATATTTTCTTTAAATGCTGAACAAAAGGTTTTTATAGATTCATTATTTCAAAAAATGATCAAAGAATATGAAACCGATTATGTTTTTAAAGATGATTTGATGCGCAGTTACGTCAATCTTATTATTCATGAATCGATGAAAATGCAGCCGTCTGAAAATTTCTTTAAACATAAAAATGCTTCTGCCAGAATTACCTCTTTATTTTTAGAATTATTAGAAAGACAATTCCCTATAGAAACCAAAAATGAGCCTTTGGCATTAAAAACACCTCAGGATTATGCGCAAAGTCTTGCCGTGCACGTCAATCATTTAAATCGTTCGGTAAAAGAAGTTACAGGAAAGCCAACAACGGCGCATATTACGGAAAGGATTATTAATGAAGCAAAAGCATTGCTGCATCATACAGATTGGAGTATTTCGGATATTGGATATTCGCTGGGATTTGAGTATCCGAGTTATTTTAATAATTATTTTAAAAGACTTACAGGAACGGTTCCGAAATCGTTACGAATGTAAAATTGTTTCATTTTCATAATTTTTTGTTTGAATATTGTTATTTTTTGAAAGCGTTGTTAGCCTAATTTTGCCTTTGAAATTACAGTATATGTCTTTTCAGTTTTTAAGGAGCTAAATAAATTACTTCATAAAGCGGATTCTAGCTTTTCTGATTTAGTTTTCTGATACTGATATTGTTACATTGTATTTGTGTGGTTTCAGGTAAGAACAATCTCAAAAAAATAACTAAATTTATGTCGACAAATTATTCAGCCGTTATCGAAGAAGGAAAAGTCCCGAATACATTTATGACGGGTGACGTTTCCTACAAAAAACAAACCAGCAGTATTCACCCTGAAAATACTGTAACCAAGGAAGTTACTTTTGAGCCTTGTGCAAGAAGCAACTGGCACATCAATGCAAGTCTGCAAATGCTGATTGCAAAAGATGGAATTGGTTATTATCAGGAAAAAGGAAGTGCTGTTCGCATGCTTCATAAAGATGAAGTAGTTACGATTTTACCCGGAATTGAGCATTGGTATGGAGCCGCTCCGTTTAGTAAATTTTCGTACATCACTATTATTACCGAAATAGACAAAGGCCACGGCATCTGGCTTGACAGCGTAAGTGATGAAGAATACTACCGAAGTGTAAACTCTACGATTTAGATTCCATAAAAATCAAGACAAAGAAACCTTTGCAACTTTGTAACTCTGCACCTTTGTACCTTGAAAATAAAATAAACAAAAAACTATAATTTATGGAAACAAAAAACATAAAAGCCTTTGGAACCGAGGCTGCCGATGCCCCTTTAAAAACATTAGACATTCAACGCCGCGCCGTACTGGCTCATGACGTAGAAATTGAAATTTTATACTGCGGTATCTGTCACTCTGATTTACATTCTGCCAGAAATGAATGGCACGGAACTATTTATCCAATTGTTCCGGGACACGAAATTGTGGGACGAATAGTAAAAGTTGGCGATCATGTTAAAAATTTCAAAGTTGGAGAACTGGCTGGAGTAGGCTGTATGGTTGATTCTTGCAGAGAGTGCGAAAATTGTAAAAATGATTTAGAACAATATTGCGACGAAGGAAGTATTTTAACTTTCAACTCTCCTGACAAACATTTAGGCGGCATACAAACTTTTGGCGGATATTCTCAAAGTATTGTAGTCGATGAAAAGTACGTACTGCATATTTCAGATAAATTAGATCTTGCCGGAGTTGCACCGCTGCTTTGCGCCGGAATTACAACCTATTCTCCATTAAAACACTGGAAAGTTGGTCCTGGTCAAAAAGTTGGAATTGTTGGTATTGGAGGTTTAGGCCACATGGGAATCAAATTGGCAAAAGCTATGGGAGCTCATGTTGTGGTATTTACAACTAATTTATCCAAAACAGAAGATGCAAAACGTTTAGGAGCAGATGAAGTAGTTTTATCTACAGATGCGGAGCAAATGGCAAAACATGCAAAAAGTCTGAATTTTATTCTCGATTGCGTTTCTGCAGAGCACAGCATAGATTCGTACTTAAATTTATTAAAAGTAGACGGAACGCTAACTTTAGTTGGTGCGCCAATGGATCCACTTCCTGTAACTTCATTTAGTCTTATTTTAGGCAGAAGAAGTTTCGCAGGTTCAGCTATTGGCGGAATTGCAGAAACTCAGGAAATGCTTGACTTTTGCGCAGAACACAACATTACTGCCGATATCGAATTAATCGGAGTAAATGATGTAAACAACGCTTATGAAAGATTATTAAAAGGAGATATCAAATATCGTTTTGTGATTGATATGGCGTCTTTAAAATAGGTTCAAAGTTGCAAAGAGACAAAGGGACAAAGGTTTCTAATTAAAGGGGAAAAAGATTTTATGATTGAAAATGTAAAGACGCAACGCAGTGCGTCTCCACGCACAATATTCTGTTCCAATAAGAAAAACCTTTGTCCCTTTGTACTCAGCCCCTTTGTCCCTTAAAAGTAAAACCCCTCAAGCAATTCAACTCTTGAGGGGTTTTTTTAGCAAAGATTTGAGGTTCTTAGACGTAAGTCATTCAAAGAATTTACTTAGAGCCTTAGAATCTCAGGATCTTAGCGTCTTAAAAATAAATAATAACCAATTAAATTTATTTTACTTTTTGTCCAGATTTTGTTTCAGCATTTTAGCGTGTTCTAAATGTGCTGTTAAACCTGCAATATTATTTGATGCCCAAAGTTTAACATCTTCGTCATGAGCATCTTTTGATGCTTTTTGAAGTTTGTCAATTGCTTTTTCGTGACCATCGATCATCATATCTGCGAATTTTTTATCAAAATCAAGACCTGTTTTTTTGTTCAGTTCATTATATTCTTCCTGACCATCTTCGGTTAGAGAAGTTGGCAGTGTAAAGTTTTTCGCTTTTGCTAAGGCACTTACTTCAGATGCCGATTTAGTATGCTCATCAACAAGCATTTTACCAAATTTTTTCACATCATCAGTTGTTCCTTTTTGCTGAGCCAGTTTACCAATTTCGATTTCAGCCAGGTTAATTTCAGCCTGATCGACTAAAAATTCAGAGTCATCTTCTTTACTGTCGATAGAATCAAATTTTGCTTCATTGGCATCTTCCGCAGCTTCTTTAGGATCTTCTTGTTTGACTTCATTTTTACATGAATTCAAGAAAATAATAATGATAGCGGCTCCTAAAATTGCTTTACTGGCTAATAGTATCTTTTTCATGATTTTATAGTTTGAATGTTATAGTGTAAAATTATTCAGTAAGTTGTAAGAATGTCTTACAGGATTTTTGGAGATTGTTATATGATTTGGATGCATGGATAAAAACGAGTATAAATACTTATTATTTGATTTGAATTTAATGGTAAACTTGTAATGATAATTGCTTTTACAAAGATTGAAACAGAATAAAAAGTAAGTTTTTGCATTAAGTTTGATTCCAACTATTGTATTTTAGCCGGATAAGAAATAGCAAATTACATTTATGACAACATTAAAAAAAATCCTTGGCATTTTCCTAATTATAACAGGAGCATTATTATCGCTTAGTATGATTGCAGCTATACTAAAAGCATTGTTACAGAGTGTTCAAGAATTAGCAAAATCGACTTATGAAGGAATTGGGTTTCTTTTTGGAAT from the Flavobacterium sp. genome contains:
- a CDS encoding helix-turn-helix domain-containing protein, with the translated sequence MNNQTETQNCDFTSDLKLKGFKVYQINGDLSKIPVYSRRDFYKICINTSKSIIQYADRGIETDGTILFFGNPIIPYSWETISEGYEGYACVFTEEFLKAKDRSETLHESPLFKIGGTPIFSLNAEQKVFIDSLFQKMIKEYETDYVFKDDLMRSYVNLIIHESMKMQPSENFFKHKNASARITSLFLELLERQFPIETKNEPLALKTPQDYAQSLAVHVNHLNRSVKEVTGKPTTAHITERIINEAKALLHHTDWSISDIGYSLGFEYPSYFNNYFKRLTGTVPKSLRM
- a CDS encoding L-dopachrome tautomerase-related protein — protein: MKNTILITAFSILFAACDSEKKSAANPVSLQSKYTITDIGLYPEGIDYDSKNEKFLFSSLRKGAIYEMNPKGETTVFATSSKLVLPTGVYTDETRNRLIVANADLGISQKSTNGSAGTIATISIFNLTSGALIKEIDLKHFTPNSGSCLNDIAVDNDGNIYVTDSFSPNIYKIDTSFNASLFVTNTLFQPAPNLFGLNGIVFHPDGYLLAVKTDNSKLFKISIANPSIITEVTGTTFSAPDGIELDKNNNLVVVENGLALGKTYTFSSNNNWKSASQISETNIGKDDFPTTAALASDGNVYVISSKLGKLLGGDKTQSSYDIQRIK
- a CDS encoding cupin domain-containing protein translates to MSTNYSAVIEEGKVPNTFMTGDVSYKKQTSSIHPENTVTKEVTFEPCARSNWHINASLQMLIAKDGIGYYQEKGSAVRMLHKDEVVTILPGIEHWYGAAPFSKFSYITIITEIDKGHGIWLDSVSDEEYYRSVNSTI
- a CDS encoding Crp/Fnr family transcriptional regulator; this encodes MKDLLPVIDYISRYVDLTDDEKKHLASFFKITKVKKRQFIVQPGFVCKHKSYVVKGAFRGYLVDNEGKEHTLSFAIEDWWISDYSSLIYQEPATLFVEALEHSVLIQIEYEDEQRFLQEIPKLEKFERIITQRALAFQQKRLLSNFTKTAEERYDEFISKYDAIAKRVPQYALASYLGFSTEYLSKIRNRKTSKS
- a CDS encoding NAD(P)-dependent alcohol dehydrogenase, whose amino-acid sequence is METKNIKAFGTEAADAPLKTLDIQRRAVLAHDVEIEILYCGICHSDLHSARNEWHGTIYPIVPGHEIVGRIVKVGDHVKNFKVGELAGVGCMVDSCRECENCKNDLEQYCDEGSILTFNSPDKHLGGIQTFGGYSQSIVVDEKYVLHISDKLDLAGVAPLLCAGITTYSPLKHWKVGPGQKVGIVGIGGLGHMGIKLAKAMGAHVVVFTTNLSKTEDAKRLGADEVVLSTDAEQMAKHAKSLNFILDCVSAEHSIDSYLNLLKVDGTLTLVGAPMDPLPVTSFSLILGRRSFAGSAIGGIAETQEMLDFCAEHNITADIELIGVNDVNNAYERLLKGDIKYRFVIDMASLK
- a CDS encoding DUF4142 domain-containing protein; the protein is MKKILLASKAILGAAIIIIFLNSCKNEVKQEDPKEAAEDANEAKFDSIDSKEDDSEFLVDQAEINLAEIEIGKLAQQKGTTDDVKKFGKMLVDEHTKSASEVSALAKAKNFTLPTSLTEDGQEEYNELNKKTGLDFDKKFADMMIDGHEKAIDKLQKASKDAHDEDVKLWASNNIAGLTAHLEHAKMLKQNLDKK
- the galA gene encoding beta-galactosidase GalA produces the protein MKMNSLKRTLLLSVFVISSLSLAQNKSEREQILLDKDWRFSFGHIYDTQKDFGHAEGYFSYLTKTGFGDGPAAKDFDDRAWRKLDLPHDWAVEQDFSEKGSFSHGFKTAGKGFPEKSIGWYRKKINIPETDNGKIISLKFDGVFRNSKVFFNGYYLGTEQSGYNGFEYDVTAYVNYGGENTIVVRADASMEEGWFYEGAGIYRHVYLQKTNPIHVVANGTYVTSELKNNGADVIADVTIENKGNYKGSIEIIQTVFDKANKRAANFSENVLAPEFYQTITHSSKLYVENPLLWSIESPNLYRLVTQIKQDGKIIDSYETPFGIRTIKFDPENGFFLNGKSLKLKGTNNHQDHAGIGTALPDEIQYYRIKKLKEMGSNAYRCSHHPPTPELLKACDELGMLVIDETRLMGINDYHLNDLKRMMERDRNHPSIFCWSVGNEEWNIEGNIVGERITNVMQNYAKSIDPTRPVTVGISSGFRSGISSVVEIMGYNYLGNGDIDAHRSQFKNQPGMGTEEGSTFATRGIYFTDDAKHYQSAYDKKPRPSFYSIEEGWKFYAERKYLAGMFIWTGFDYRGEPTPYGWPSVTSYFGMMDVCGFPKDNVFYLKSWWGNKPVLHIMPHWNWNGMEGKEIDVWVHSNCDEVELFLNKKSLGKKKMQQNSHLEWKVKYTPGTLEAIGYKNGKKVLTVIQKTTEKAENIKLSADKENIPNSKTTVVTVEVTDKNGLHVPTSNNEITFSIKGGKILGVGNGDPTSLEKDQFHDVLSLVQITNFQEQKSSEANLPQELPNYPENDWKTAFKDRDYKNQAPSYIYKGEFDLKNNAVSNIVSFFYKKIGVETVVFVNGNKVNPSADDSQKYILDSAILKEGKNTIHIAAKPLQKIKDWDVMNTDPGIIQVVTPAEPYKRKLFNGYAQIIIQKEDNTKEVILSASAKGLRTGNLSLK